In Thermococcus sp. 21S7, the genomic window AAGGCCCTTGAACCTGGCGTTCTCGGCGAGGTTTGGAACCGTCATGGATTTTGAGACCGCCTTGGAGTAGCGCGAGTGTATGTGAAGGTCGGCATCAACCTGCATGGAACCACCTCAGTCTATGTACATTCCCTCCAGACCGCGGTAGTAGGCGCGGTATATGTCCCTTTTGGTCACGACACCAACGAGCTTTCTGCTCCCGGGGCTTTCAAGGACGGGCAGGAGGTTCTGATCGTAGGCCATGAGCTTCTCGAAGGCATCCTCGGCAGTCTCCGTCGGGTAAGTTACTCCGTAGGGCCGGCGGATGAACCGCTTCACGGGCATCCGCTTAACGCTCGGGGGTCTTTTCAGGATGTCCTTTATGCCGACTATGCCCACTACCTCCATGTTTTCGTTGACAACGGGGAAGCAGTCGTGTCCGGTTTCCCCTATCAGGTGCTCCACGTCAAAGAGAGTCTGGTTCTCGGTGACGTAGACCGGCTCGCGGGTCATTATCTCGCCGACGGAGATGGTCTCAAGGATGACCGGCTTTCCGGTCTTCACGTGGTAGCCCTTCCTGATGAGCTTGAGGGTGTAGATGGACTCCCCCTTGAGGAAGAACCTGGCCGTTAGGAATCCTATGGTCGCGGAGGTCATCACGGGGGGGAGAACGGCGTAGCTCCTGGTGAGCTCCGTGACCATCAGTATCTGAGTCAGCGGGGCCTGCGTCATACCGCTGAAGAAGGCCGCCATTCCCGCCAGGGCGTAGACGGCGGGGTTTACACCAAGTCCCGGCAGGAGAACCTTCACAACCTGCCCAAAAGCCGCGCCGAACATGGTTCCTATGTACAGGCTTGGGGCGAAGACGCCGCCGCTCTGGCCGGAGCCTATCGTGAGGGCAGTGGCGAGCATCTTGACGAGCCCGAGGGTCACGAGCAGTCCTATCGCCAGCTCGCCGTAGAATGCCATCCTCATTCCTTCGTAGCCTATTCCAAATATGCCGTAAGCTGGAAACAGCATCCCAAGAACACCGACTCCAAAGCCGCCCACCGCGGGCTTCAGGGTTTCGGGTATCCTCGACTCGGAGAAGCCGTCAACCATGCGGTAGAGGAACCGCGCGTAGAACG contains:
- a CDS encoding chloride channel protein: MASKRQYLGKWGVVIAFSILAGLVGGLGAIVFRLAVGIVHGFFFGWLLPNVSYEVGGVNIGYILLPTLGALVVTLFVIKCPEIKGNGIPEVIEAVIFKGGNIPGKFAVLKTIATAVTIGSGGSVGREGPIGFIGAALTSILARWFNLSREMKKLLVTCGLAAGIAGTFNTPLAGAMFALEVVYMGAFSINLVPIFIAAVTGNAITLAVLKRAVEIDLPGDIGHALPELPMFFLLGLSLGLLAAFYARFLYRMVDGFSESRIPETLKPAVGGFGVGVLGMLFPAYGIFGIGYEGMRMAFYGELAIGLLVTLGLVKMLATALTIGSGQSGGVFAPSLYIGTMFGAAFGQVVKVLLPGLGVNPAVYALAGMAAFFSGMTQAPLTQILMVTELTRSYAVLPPVMTSATIGFLTARFFLKGESIYTLKLIRKGYHVKTGKPVILETISVGEIMTREPVYVTENQTLFDVEHLIGETGHDCFPVVNENMEVVGIVGIKDILKRPPSVKRMPVKRFIRRPYGVTYPTETAEDAFEKLMAYDQNLLPVLESPGSRKLVGVVTKRDIYRAYYRGLEGMYID